Part of the Rhizobiales bacterium NRL2 genome is shown below.
CGCGGGCGACGGCAAACCCGCCGCGCGCCGGGCGAAGGAAGCGCCGAAGAAGCCCGAGCAAGGAGACCTGTTCTGATGCGTAGCGTTCTCGCGTTCTTCCTCCTCTGCCTTTCCCTGCCAGCCGCCGCCTACGAGATTTCCGGCAACGCCGTGCAGGGCGGGATGCTGACCGGTCGCACCGAACCGGGGACCGAAGTGCTGTTGAACGGGGAGCCGATCCGGGTCTCGCCCGACGGGCGGTTCGTGCTGGGCTTCGGCCGCGACCACGACGGGACCGCCGAACTCAGGGTCGGCGACAGCGTCGCGACGCTGGTGGTCGGCAAGCGCGACTACGACATCCAGCGCATCGACGGCCTGCCGGAGAAGATGGTGACACCCGACGCGGAGGCGCTGAAGCGCATCCGCCGCGAGGCTGCAGAAATCGCCGAGGTCCGCGCGATCGACACGTCCGAGACTTTCTTCACACAAGCCTGGCGCTGGCCGACGGTGGGTATCGTCTCCGGCGTCTTCGGCAGCCAGCGGGTTCTCAACGGGGAACCCCGCCGGCCGCATTTCGGCATCGATATCGCCGCCGACACGGGAACGGCGGTTCACGCGCCCACCGACGCCATCGTGCGCCTGGCCGCGCCCGACCTCTATTTCACCGGCGGCACGGTGATGCTGGACCACGGCCACGGCGTAACCAGCGTCTACTCCCACCTCTCTTCGATCGGCGTCGAGGTCGGTCAGCGCGTGGCGCAAGGCGAGAAGATCGCCGAGGTCGGCTCTACCGGCCGCTCCACGGGGCCGCATCTGGACTGGCGCGTGAACTGGTTTGCCGAACGCCTCGATCCGGCGCTCCTGGCCGGCCCGATGCCGGAGAAGCCGTAAGGCGCTCCACGGCCTGACCGGATCAACCGCCCAACCCACCGTCACCCCCGCCTTGTGCGGGGGTCCGGTGCGGCTTCGCCGCAGGTCCATGAACGACCGGATGCCCGCACAAGGCGGGCATGACCCTATGAGGCAATGGCCACGTCCGGATCGAACAAAAGTTCGTTGCTACAGGTTCGCCTTCAGCCAGCCGGCGATGCGGTCCATGGCTTCCTCGATGTTCTCGATCGAACTGGCGTAGGAGAACCTGAGATAGCCCTCGCCCAGCACGCCGAAGCTGGTGCCGGCGATGGCGGCGACGCCGGTTTCCTGCAGCAGGCGGTCCTGCAACGTGCCGGAATCCAGCCCCGTCGCGGTGATGTTGGGGAAGGCGTAGAACGCCCCCTTCGGCGTCACGCAGGAGACGCCGGGCAGTTCGTTCAGCCGTTCGACGATCCGCTTCCGGCGCCGGTCGAAGGCCGCGACCATCTCCGCCACCGCGTCCTGGGGACCCTGCAGCGCCTCGATGCCGGCATACTGGGTGGCGGCGTTGACGCAGGAATGGGTATTGACCGCCAGCTTCGCCGCCAGAGGGGCAAGCTGCTCCGGCCAGAGCCCCCAGCCCAGCCGCCAGCCGGTCATGGCATAGGTTTTCGACCAGCCGTCGAGCACGATCAGCCGGTCGCGGATCGACGGATAGTCCATCAGCGTGACATGATCGAGACCGTCATAGGTCATGCAGGAATAGATCTCGTCCGACATGACGGCGACGTCGGGATGCTTCTCCAGCCCCGCGACCAGCTTCTCGATCTCGGCGCGCGGAACGACGCCGCCCGTCGGATTGGCCGGCGAGTTCAGGATGATCAGCCGCGTGCGCTCGTTGATCTGGCCCAGCACCTCGTCGGCGGAGAAGGAAAATCCGGTCTTCTCATAGAGGCGGATCGGCACCGCCTTCGCCCCGGAAAACTGGATCATGGAGCGGTAGATCGGAAATCCCGGATCGGG
Proteins encoded:
- a CDS encoding peptidase — translated: MRSVLAFFLLCLSLPAAAYEISGNAVQGGMLTGRTEPGTEVLLNGEPIRVSPDGRFVLGFGRDHDGTAELRVGDSVATLVVGKRDYDIQRIDGLPEKMVTPDAEALKRIRREAAEIAEVRAIDTSETFFTQAWRWPTVGIVSGVFGSQRVLNGEPRRPHFGIDIAADTGTAVHAPTDAIVRLAAPDLYFTGGTVMLDHGHGVTSVYSHLSSIGVEVGQRVAQGEKIAEVGSTGRSTGPHLDWRVNWFAERLDPALLAGPMPEKP
- a CDS encoding aspartate aminotransferase; translation: MILAERMSHLGTETAFEVLARANALAAQGRSVINLGIGQPDFPTPANVVEAGRKALADGHHGYTPANGIPALREAVAGDIHRRYGHEVDPDLIVCVPGGKVTMAFAMLIFGQPGTEILYPDPGFPIYRSMIQFSGAKAVPIRLYEKTGFSFSADEVLGQINERTRLIILNSPANPTGGVVPRAEIEKLVAGLEKHPDVAVMSDEIYSCMTYDGLDHVTLMDYPSIRDRLIVLDGWSKTYAMTGWRLGWGLWPEQLAPLAAKLAVNTHSCVNAATQYAGIEALQGPQDAVAEMVAAFDRRRKRIVERLNELPGVSCVTPKGAFYAFPNITATGLDSGTLQDRLLQETGVAAIAGTSFGVLGEGYLRFSYASSIENIEEAMDRIAGWLKANL